In the genome of Dermacentor andersoni chromosome 3, qqDerAnde1_hic_scaffold, whole genome shotgun sequence, one region contains:
- the LOC126524180 gene encoding estradiol 17-beta-dehydrogenase 8-like, translating into MFVDVGESVSVEQLFDNIRSAFSEPLSIVVHCAGILRTAPLCECTDELFDDVIRVNLRGTFLVNRAAGREMRRAGTPLAQGGAAIVNISSVAAKCCPESSAAYAAAKAGVVALTKTAASELAGHGIRSNAVLPGWVETPLMAHADAARKAKALSSTPLGRTAQPCEIAEAIKFLCSPAVSSFITGATLEVTGGFYM; encoded by the exons ATGTTTGTCGACGTGGGCGAATCGGTGTCCGTGGAGCAGCTCTTCGACAACATCAGGAGTGCGTTCTCCGAGCCGCTGAGCATAGTCGTCCACTGTGCCGGCATACTGCGCACGGCACCACTCTGCGAGTGCACGGATGAGCTCTTTGATGACGTCATCAGGGTGAATTTGAGG GGTACATTCCTGGTGAATCGTGCAGCTGGCCGTGAGATGCGCCGAGCTGGGACGCCACTTGCGCAAGGGGGAGCAGCCATCGTGAACATATCCAGCGTTGCGGCGAAGTGCTGCCCTGAGTCATCAGCCGCGTACGCCGCCGCGAAGGCCGGCGTCGTTGCACTGACCAAGACTGCGGCGTCGGAACTTGCGGGGCACGGAATCCGCAGCAACGCAGTGCTGCCTGGATGGGTGGAGACTCCTCTCATGGCTCACGCTGACGCAGCCCGCAAGGCTAAAGCCCTATCGAGCACACCGCTCGGGAGGACCGCCCAGCCATGCGAGATAGCCGAAGCCATCAAGTTCCTCTGCTCGCCGGCTGTGAGCTCCTTCATCACGGGAGCTACTCTTGAGGTCACCGGAGGATTCTACATGTGA